One stretch of Chroococcidiopsis sp. CCMEE 29 DNA includes these proteins:
- a CDS encoding glycosyl hydrolase family 18 protein: protein MGFSQDYSHVPDWVEKPEGYQTGAMVKYEGNVFIANFWASKPGEGDPNENGWRLHDELYDVTSSPADAPTRIIGYIPTWRKKEGFDYANAQMYRNITHGIISFLMFSETNLGEFEPKSVDDVNAIITDVVLTGQECGTYISIALGGAVDYGFLYLMERIGSNPGDPVLQKAVKNVVDFVEKYGLDGVDLDLECWWDKNNDANKDQGGRLKSDGAHPAGKGLTEFAKQLKQAMPDKIISAALFATSWYGNCYDPELVEYVDWLGIMTYDLTGSWNQSPVGPQTALLKIREQEAYAEEQQGEWPGNRKSSANATDPMSDNPILSVEDSLWYWTNPFFTNWQGKGQNLPRNKIAAGVPIYGYDFAYGKDPDDLSGQIAPGYKVIRYKDLLSQFPDAPTAANANIKVPGNTPRPPFVSAAGTYPYAHNIYFETPKTATDKLNFLKSVGAQGVIIWELSNDVWEGNKRDVQAGGTSVIQALDVWEGNKRDVQAGGTSVIQALYQNSGNPATRPVLPSKIKRPDLGDGTSVGDDNFGEGDRYDTGVSPDIALNNGNVVVEVHKSQNYDTLHYHVGKVEGDKINWGGSIKYDDGVEPSVAIADDGLVVEVHKSQSHDTLWYHVGKVEGDKINWGGSIKYDDGVEPSVAITNDGLVVEVHKSQSHDTLWYHVGKVEGDKINWGGSIKYDDGAQPSVAITNDGLVVEVHKSGDFNTLYYHVGRVEGDKINWGGSIKYDDGAQPSVAITNDGLVVEVHTQNNVNLQYSGTGQVNDNTITWRNDKSQNYSKGRVAKVACNGQLAVEAHEERSDKLLCSVLTLPAFRSNWIKLHGENSYCYCACNSATDNKQRHASSKTMNVKEGAPYLYAVLTKDDDSIDFPTGAILTIEGPDGTKYNRDIEEENQLVMMSGSSVRCLIVKDPKAGDWKMTMTVPEGVGFHCECNTVPSKDVYDTITETLNSPKVNTGLQPRNPVAAVLAVVGFIGIAIAMLIKPTEASESQPQPMFGLVRAGTGASVEVSESLYGDAAGMGVSSNASVLAESSRTAEQRENTRTVVRFTTWNMQGGRNLPYLNQVVQRSPAQPNDNLIQILALQETGNLSDSTNFINERPLLDPITGETLGNVSNRVMNDNFMEFLYWENNWAQGGMAVASNIHRGNAGILPAVNVNDFIPRNTRNLPWATVNIPSNNQNTRLTIYTIHAPPVFGNVTVAHVRQWVTAQINQITQREGNNRWILLGDFNLTPEQLGNIPGVHVVHGDRATHQSGNILDYAVTNVQGLIPAPQDNVPGASDHYPAVFEWEQP, encoded by the coding sequence ATGGGATTCTCTCAAGATTATTCGCACGTTCCTGACTGGGTAGAAAAGCCCGAAGGATATCAAACCGGAGCGATGGTGAAATACGAAGGCAATGTCTTTATTGCTAACTTCTGGGCTTCAAAACCAGGGGAAGGCGATCCTAACGAGAACGGCTGGCGATTGCATGATGAACTGTATGATGTCACGTCTAGCCCTGCCGACGCACCCACTAGAATCATTGGTTATATTCCAACCTGGCGAAAAAAAGAAGGATTTGACTACGCCAATGCACAGATGTATCGCAATATCACGCATGGCATCATTTCGTTTCTCATGTTTAGTGAAACCAATCTCGGTGAGTTTGAACCGAAGTCAGTTGATGATGTCAATGCCATTATCACCGATGTTGTGCTGACCGGACAAGAGTGCGGCACGTATATCTCAATCGCCCTTGGCGGTGCAGTGGATTATGGCTTTCTTTACCTGATGGAACGCATTGGCAGTAATCCTGGCGATCCCGTACTCCAAAAAGCGGTGAAGAATGTCGTCGATTTTGTCGAGAAATATGGTCTAGATGGAGTCGATCTGGATTTGGAATGCTGGTGGGATAAAAACAACGATGCGAATAAAGATCAGGGTGGCAGACTCAAGAGTGATGGAGCGCATCCGGCAGGCAAAGGGTTGACGGAATTTGCTAAACAATTGAAGCAAGCGATGCCAGACAAAATTATTTCAGCTGCGTTGTTTGCCACCTCCTGGTATGGCAATTGCTACGACCCGGAATTGGTCGAATATGTCGATTGGCTCGGCATCATGACCTATGACCTGACTGGCTCCTGGAATCAATCGCCAGTGGGACCGCAAACCGCCCTATTGAAGATCCGAGAGCAAGAGGCATATGCCGAGGAACAGCAGGGAGAATGGCCTGGCAATCGCAAGAGTTCTGCGAACGCGACCGATCCCATGTCAGACAATCCAATTCTTTCAGTGGAAGATTCGCTCTGGTATTGGACCAATCCCTTTTTCACTAACTGGCAAGGAAAGGGACAAAATCTTCCCAGAAATAAGATTGCCGCTGGAGTGCCAATCTACGGTTATGACTTTGCCTATGGCAAAGACCCAGATGACTTGAGCGGACAGATTGCGCCGGGTTACAAAGTCATTCGCTACAAAGATCTCCTCAGTCAGTTTCCGGATGCTCCTACGGCGGCGAATGCCAATATTAAAGTACCTGGAAATACCCCCAGACCGCCGTTTGTCTCTGCGGCCGGAACTTACCCTTACGCTCACAATATCTACTTTGAAACGCCCAAGACTGCTACTGATAAATTGAATTTCTTAAAGAGTGTTGGAGCGCAGGGCGTGATTATCTGGGAACTTTCCAATGATGTTTGGGAAGGGAATAAGAGAGATGTTCAGGCAGGGGGTACGAGTGTCATCCAAGCCCTTGATGTTTGGGAAGGGAATAAGAGAGATGTTCAGGCAGGGGGTACGAGTGTCATCCAAGCCCTTTACCAAAATTCAGGCAACCCTGCAACCAGACCAGTGTTACCGTCGAAGATCAAAAGACCAGACTTAGGAGATGGTACATCCGTTGGAGATGATAATTTTGGTGAAGGAGATCGCTACGATACTGGTGTGTCGCCAGATATTGCTTTGAATAATGGAAATGTGGTTGTAGAAGTTCACAAGTCTCAGAATTATGATACACTCCACTATCACGTTGGTAAAGTTGAAGGTGACAAGATCAATTGGGGTGGCAGCATCAAATATGACGATGGAGTAGAACCCTCAGTTGCCATCGCTGATGACGGGCTAGTGGTCGAGGTTCACAAGTCTCAGAGCCATGATACTCTTTGGTATCACGTTGGTAAAGTTGAAGGTGACAAGATCAATTGGGGTGGCAGCATCAAATATGACGATGGAGTAGAACCCTCAGTTGCCATCACTAATGACGGGCTAGTGGTCGAGGTTCACAAGTCTCAGAGCCATGATACTCTTTGGTATCACGTTGGTAAAGTTGAAGGTGACAAGATCAATTGGGGTGGCAGCATCAAATATGACGATGGAGCACAACCCTCAGTTGCCATCACTAATGACGGGTTAGTCGTCGAGGTTCACAAGTCTGGGGATTTTAATACACTCTACTATCACGTTGGTAGAGTTGAAGGTGACAAGATCAATTGGGGTGGCAGCATCAAATATGACGATGGAGCACAACCCTCAGTTGCTATCACTAATGACGGGTTAGTCGTCGAGGTTCACACTCAGAATAATGTTAATCTTCAGTATAGCGGCACCGGTCAAGTAAACGATAACACCATTACCTGGCGTAATGATAAGAGCCAAAATTATAGCAAAGGTAGAGTGGCAAAGGTTGCTTGCAACGGGCAATTAGCAGTGGAAGCTCACGAGGAAAGAAGCGACAAGCTTTTGTGTTCGGTTTTGACATTACCAGCCTTTCGTTCCAACTGGATTAAATTGCATGGTGAAAATTCATACTGTTATTGTGCATGTAATAGCGCAACTGATAACAAACAAAGACATGCCTCTAGCAAGACGATGAATGTCAAAGAGGGAGCGCCTTATTTGTATGCAGTTCTCACTAAAGACGATGACTCAATCGATTTTCCAACTGGTGCAATACTGACAATTGAAGGACCTGATGGAACTAAATACAATCGCGATATTGAAGAAGAAAACCAACTGGTGATGATGTCCGGTTCTTCAGTTCGATGTCTTATTGTCAAAGACCCCAAGGCAGGTGATTGGAAGATGACGATGACAGTGCCTGAGGGCGTAGGATTTCATTGTGAATGCAATACGGTTCCGTCTAAAGACGTATACGATACGATAACAGAGACCCTAAACTCACCCAAAGTAAACACAGGTCTTCAACCACGGAATCCCGTCGCGGCGGTGCTTGCTGTCGTGGGATTTATCGGCATAGCGATCGCGATGCTGATCAAACCAACAGAAGCATCTGAATCACAACCTCAACCGATGTTTGGCTTGGTTCGAGCGGGAACCGGAGCATCAGTGGAAGTATCAGAATCCTTGTATGGAGACGCAGCAGGGATGGGAGTATCCAGCAACGCTTCGGTTCTTGCTGAGAGTAGTAGAACAGCAGAGCAAAGAGAGAATACACGAACAGTTGTTAGATTTACAACGTGGAATATGCAGGGTGGCAGAAACCTCCCATATCTTAACCAAGTGGTACAACGATCACCTGCTCAACCTAACGATAACTTAATTCAAATACTTGCCTTACAAGAAACCGGCAACCTGTCAGACTCCACTAATTTTATCAACGAACGCCCATTACTCGATCCGATTACTGGTGAAACACTTGGCAATGTCTCGAACAGGGTGATGAATGATAACTTCATGGAATTTTTGTACTGGGAAAATAATTGGGCGCAAGGCGGTATGGCTGTTGCTAGTAACATTCATAGAGGGAATGCGGGGATTCTCCCTGCTGTGAACGTAAATGATTTCATACCTCGTAATACTAGGAATCTACCTTGGGCTACTGTAAATATTCCTTCTAACAATCAAAACACTAGGCTCACAATATATACAATACATGCGCCACCTGTTTTTGGTAACGTTACTGTAGCTCATGTACGTCAATGGGTTACTGCCCAAATAAATCAAATCACTCAACGAGAAGGGAATAATAGATGGATTCTTTTGGGCGATTTCAATCTCACTCCTGAGCAATTAGGTAATATACCTGGTGTTCATGTTGTTCATGGCGACAGGGCAACTCACCAAAGTGGAAATATTTTGGATTATGCCGTTACAAATGTTCAAGGCTTAATACCCGCCCCACAAGACAATGTGCCGGGTGCTAGCGATCATTATCCGGCAGTTTTTGAGTGGGAGCAGCCTTGA
- a CDS encoding DsbA family protein, producing MNDDRSHSSLLVPPSTQDWMQGVLSAKVVLVMYGDYQCSRSADVYKLIKGIKQELSASLGEDYLCFIFRHFPQIQIHPHAQRAAQAAEAAAVQGQFWSMHDTLFIHQQQLENGYLVEYANDLGLDIPQFLKDLPKQVHVDRIHEDIESGCKSGITAAPVLFINNIRYTGRWKITELMTAMIAASH from the coding sequence ATGAACGACGATCGTAGCCACAGTTCCTTACTTGTACCACCTTCAACCCAAGATTGGATGCAAGGTGTGCTGAGTGCCAAGGTCGTGCTGGTGATGTATGGAGACTATCAATGCTCTAGAAGTGCGGACGTTTACAAACTGATTAAAGGGATCAAACAAGAGCTTAGTGCTTCTTTGGGAGAGGATTATTTATGCTTTATCTTCCGTCATTTTCCGCAAATACAGATTCATCCTCATGCTCAACGGGCAGCCCAAGCCGCTGAAGCCGCCGCTGTCCAGGGACAGTTTTGGTCGATGCACGACACTTTATTTATCCATCAACAACAGTTAGAGAACGGTTATCTTGTCGAGTACGCCAACGATTTAGGGCTTGATATCCCTCAGTTTCTCAAAGACTTGCCTAAACAAGTGCATGTCGATCGCATCCACGAAGATATCGAAAGTGGATGCAAGAGTGGAATAACGGCTGCTCCAGTCTTATTTATCAATAACATTCGATATACCGGACGCTGGAAAATAACAGAGTTGATGACAGCCATGATTGCTGCAAGTCACTAA
- a CDS encoding alpha-amylase family glycosyl hydrolase, whose product MGSTVFNGGTAFRVWTPFAKQVRVAFYEHENQDNDKPQRLVELASEGNGYWSGDVEGIKPGQLYRYQLTNNWDRVLWKIDPYAKDVTSSVGKGIVSRSDFEWTDDNFRMPDYNSLVIYELHLGTFNDTPNGEPGTLATAIERLPYLRELGINCINIMPTGEFAANFSWGYNTAFPFALESTYGHLDDFKYFVNAAHNHDIAVIMDCVYNHFGPSDLGDGLWRFDGWSLDRWGGIYFYNDARGATPWGDTKPDYGRQEVRQYLRDNAMFWLSECHCDGLRLDSTSNIWGFDNGKGWNNDGFNLLRWISDEVNHFFKYPRHKILIAEDWNNDGWLTKPTSQWGAGMDAEWHWFVHKVRHELENPFDEHRNMNEIANALYARNNGDAFKRVIYTESHDETANGKTRLIRQVDPNNPESWVAKKRSTLGAAIVLTAPGIPMLWQGQEFLEVDHFRDTDPLEWDRLQRFAGIHDLYQRLCQLRRNWENNTRGLRGQHINAHVVDNLNKVIAYHRWDRGGPGDDVIIILNFSNRYWDSYRVGLPRLGTWWCRFSSDWSGYSSDFSNFGGYPVSAEYLPKDGMAYSAGFALAPYSAFIFSQ is encoded by the coding sequence ATGGGTAGTACTGTTTTTAATGGCGGTACTGCATTTAGAGTTTGGACTCCATTTGCAAAGCAAGTCCGTGTTGCTTTTTACGAACATGAAAATCAGGATAATGACAAGCCGCAAAGACTCGTAGAATTGGCTTCAGAGGGAAATGGTTACTGGTCAGGTGATGTAGAAGGCATTAAACCAGGTCAACTTTACAGATATCAACTTACTAATAATTGGGATCGAGTTCTCTGGAAAATAGATCCTTATGCCAAAGATGTCACGAGTTCAGTTGGTAAAGGGATTGTTAGCCGCTCTGATTTTGAATGGACTGATGACAATTTTCGGATGCCAGATTACAACTCTCTTGTGATCTATGAGTTGCACTTAGGAACATTCAATGACACTCCTAATGGAGAACCTGGAACTTTAGCTACAGCAATTGAGAGATTGCCCTATTTACGGGAGCTTGGAATTAACTGCATTAACATCATGCCCACTGGTGAATTTGCAGCGAATTTTTCCTGGGGATATAATACCGCTTTTCCATTTGCTTTGGAATCCACTTATGGTCACTTAGATGATTTCAAATATTTTGTTAATGCTGCCCATAATCATGATATTGCTGTCATCATGGATTGTGTTTACAACCATTTTGGTCCTAGTGATTTAGGAGATGGATTGTGGCGCTTCGATGGATGGAGTTTAGATCGCTGGGGCGGTATTTATTTCTATAATGATGCGCGTGGTGCAACGCCTTGGGGGGACACTAAACCAGATTATGGCAGACAGGAAGTGCGCCAGTATCTCCGAGACAATGCCATGTTTTGGCTGTCCGAGTGCCACTGCGATGGGTTGAGGTTAGATAGCACCTCTAATATCTGGGGATTTGACAATGGTAAAGGATGGAACAATGATGGCTTCAATTTGCTGCGTTGGATCAGCGATGAAGTTAACCACTTTTTCAAATATCCCAGACACAAAATTTTGATTGCTGAAGACTGGAATAATGACGGGTGGTTAACCAAGCCAACTTCTCAATGGGGTGCAGGAATGGATGCCGAATGGCATTGGTTTGTTCACAAAGTCCGGCATGAGCTAGAAAACCCCTTTGATGAGCATCGGAACATGAACGAGATTGCCAATGCGCTTTATGCTCGTAACAATGGTGATGCTTTCAAACGAGTTATTTATACAGAATCTCATGATGAAACTGCCAATGGTAAAACTCGGCTCATTAGGCAAGTAGACCCCAATAATCCTGAGTCTTGGGTTGCTAAAAAGCGGTCTACCCTAGGAGCAGCAATAGTTCTTACTGCACCTGGTATTCCCATGCTCTGGCAAGGTCAAGAGTTTCTAGAGGTAGATCATTTTCGCGACACCGATCCTTTGGAATGGGATAGACTACAACGCTTTGCCGGTATTCACGACCTTTACCAACGCCTTTGTCAACTACGACGCAACTGGGAAAACAACACTCGCGGACTGAGAGGACAGCATATCAACGCTCATGTGGTTGACAATTTGAATAAAGTGATTGCCTATCATCGTTGGGATCGAGGTGGTCCTGGTGATGATGTCATTATCATTTTGAATTTTTCCAACCGCTATTGGGATTCTTACCGAGTTGGATTACCCCGTTTGGGTACATGGTGGTGTCGCTTCTCAAGCGATTGGAGTGGCTACAGCAGCGATTTCAGTAACTTTGGCGGGTATCCAGTGAGTGCTGAATATTTACCCAAAGATGGAATGGCTTATAGTGCTGGTTTTGCGCTTGCACCCTA
- a CDS encoding LysM peptidoglycan-binding domain-containing protein, with the protein MARKQGNPPTEHTVENGDLLFDIAQAYYGDGNKWKKISGANDNVNPESLKVGQRLKIPA; encoded by the coding sequence ATGGCTAGGAAACAGGGTAATCCTCCTACCGAACATACGGTAGAAAATGGTGACCTATTATTTGATATTGCCCAAGCCTACTATGGTGACGGTAATAAGTGGAAGAAAATTTCCGGAGCAAACGACAACGTTAATCCTGAAAGTTTAAAAGTTGGTCAAAGACTTAAAATTCCTGCTTGA
- a CDS encoding IS630 family transposase codes for MKLKDARHLSAKAQEALRYRVVNAVESGMSKSEAARVFNVSRTAVHNWTKVVASSGATSLKARKRGPRASSRLLPHQAATAVRLMEQKCPDALGLPFYLWTREAVQQFLAQRYELSVSVWTIGRYLKKWGFTPQKPLRRAYEQDRKAVQYWLETEYPQICRKAHQEKAQIHWGDEMGVRSDYQAGRSYGRTGQTPVVLGTGKRFSCNMISTITNRGKLYFKLFTQRFDAALMLDFLRRLIRQCDQKVFLIVDSHPVHRSHVVKSWVERHAARIRLFFLPSYSPELNPNELLNHDVKANAVGRQRPRNQTQMINNIRSYLRSTQRHPNVVQNFFHEKHVAYAAA; via the coding sequence ATGAAACTCAAAGACGCTCGCCATCTGTCAGCCAAAGCTCAAGAAGCACTTCGCTACCGAGTGGTAAATGCAGTCGAGAGCGGTATGAGTAAATCAGAAGCAGCGCGTGTTTTCAACGTTTCGCGTACAGCAGTGCATAACTGGACAAAAGTGGTAGCTTCCAGCGGTGCGACATCGTTGAAAGCAAGAAAGCGTGGTCCTCGTGCTAGCTCACGTCTGCTCCCCCATCAAGCGGCAACAGCAGTGAGGTTAATGGAGCAAAAGTGTCCAGACGCTTTAGGATTACCATTTTACTTATGGACACGCGAAGCAGTGCAACAGTTTTTGGCTCAACGGTATGAGCTATCGGTGTCAGTGTGGACAATAGGGCGTTATCTCAAGAAATGGGGTTTTACACCACAAAAACCGCTGCGTCGGGCATACGAACAGGATCGCAAGGCAGTGCAGTACTGGTTAGAAACTGAGTATCCCCAGATTTGTCGTAAAGCCCATCAAGAAAAAGCACAAATTCACTGGGGAGACGAAATGGGAGTCCGCTCGGATTATCAAGCAGGACGTTCCTATGGACGAACTGGACAAACGCCAGTTGTGTTAGGGACAGGTAAGCGCTTTAGCTGCAATATGATTTCAACAATTACCAATCGTGGCAAGCTGTACTTCAAGTTATTCACACAACGGTTTGATGCCGCGCTCATGCTTGATTTCCTGCGGCGTTTGATTCGTCAGTGTGACCAAAAGGTGTTTCTGATTGTAGATAGTCATCCTGTGCATCGCTCTCACGTAGTTAAAAGCTGGGTTGAGCGTCATGCCGCTCGCATCCGCCTGTTTTTCTTGCCTTCTTATAGCCCTGAACTAAACCCAAATGAGCTACTCAACCATGATGTTAAAGCCAATGCTGTTGGGCGGCAACGTCCCAGAAATCAAACACAGATGATTAACAACATCCGTAGCTATTTACGTAGCACACAACGTCACCCTAACGTTGTGCAAAACTTCTTCCACGAGAAACACGTTGCTTATGCAGCTGCCTAG
- a CDS encoding response regulator transcription factor, whose translation MSQATTIRILIADDHAIFRQGLATIIDRDSDMNVIAQAENGEQAIALFEEHQPDVTLMDLRMPEVDGVTAIGAICATAKSARIIVLTTYDSDEDIYRGLQAGAKGYLLKETEPDELLNAIRTVHRGQKYIPPDVGAKLVQRLSNPELSERELEVLHSLAQGMSNAEIAAALSIGEGTVKSHINRILNKLDVSDRTQAVIVAVKRGIVTNQSID comes from the coding sequence ATGAGCCAAGCCACAACAATTCGGATTCTGATTGCAGACGATCATGCCATTTTTCGGCAAGGATTAGCCACGATTATTGACCGTGACTCAGATATGAACGTGATTGCCCAAGCAGAGAATGGGGAACAAGCGATCGCGCTATTTGAGGAACACCAACCGGATGTCACGCTAATGGATCTGCGAATGCCTGAAGTGGACGGAGTTACCGCCATTGGTGCAATTTGCGCTACTGCTAAATCTGCTCGGATTATTGTACTAACCACGTATGATAGTGACGAAGATATCTATCGGGGATTGCAGGCAGGTGCAAAAGGCTATCTGCTGAAAGAAACTGAACCGGACGAGCTTCTGAATGCCATTCGTACCGTTCATCGGGGTCAGAAGTATATTCCGCCCGATGTGGGAGCAAAGTTGGTTCAACGCCTCAGCAATCCAGAACTGAGTGAAAGAGAATTGGAGGTACTCCACTCACTAGCACAGGGCATGAGTAATGCCGAGATTGCGGCGGCTTTGAGTATCGGTGAAGGCACGGTTAAATCTCATATCAATCGGATTTTGAATAAATTGGATGTGAGCGATCGCACCCAAGCTGTAATTGTTGCCGTTAAACGCGGCATTGTTACTAACCAGAGCATAGATTAG
- a CDS encoding nuclear transport factor 2 family protein produces the protein MVQEQTVNKPENVQATPNLTPAQEALQALWEEHIGYEFDTHNTEDALATMVEDAYVNHIPVMTGGVGKPALREFYSKYFIPQISPDLELVPISRTIGTDQLVDEMVAKFTHTIQVDWMLPGVAPTGKRVEVPVVAIIRFRDGKLAHEHIYWDQASVLVQVGLLDPGTLPVVGVDSARKALDPNLPSNTLIHCASDGDSA, from the coding sequence ATGGTTCAAGAGCAAACTGTAAACAAACCAGAAAATGTACAGGCAACCCCCAACCTGACACCCGCTCAGGAAGCTTTGCAAGCACTCTGGGAAGAGCATATAGGGTACGAGTTTGACACTCACAACACTGAAGATGCCCTCGCCACGATGGTTGAAGATGCTTACGTTAATCATATTCCAGTAATGACTGGGGGAGTAGGAAAACCAGCACTGCGCGAGTTTTATTCTAAATACTTTATTCCACAGATCTCGCCAGACCTCGAGCTAGTTCCAATTTCGCGCACGATCGGGACCGATCAACTCGTCGATGAAATGGTGGCTAAGTTCACTCATACAATCCAGGTGGACTGGATGCTACCTGGCGTTGCTCCGACTGGGAAACGGGTTGAAGTGCCAGTGGTCGCGATTATTCGGTTTCGTGATGGCAAACTAGCCCACGAACACATTTACTGGGATCAGGCAAGTGTATTGGTTCAAGTCGGCTTGCTCGATCCGGGTACACTTCCCGTCGTGGGCGTTGACAGTGCGCGTAAGGCGCTCGATCCGAACTTGCCCTCAAACACACTAATTCATTGCGCCAGCGATGGCGACTCAGCATGA
- a CDS encoding AraC family transcriptional regulator, which yields MLTTTIPMHKGLTYTQLQQVLDYIQTRLDRDLSLVELAETLNLSPTYFASAFKQAIEISPHQYVIQQRVKRAKLLLSKTDLAIADIALQVGFSSQSHLTQQFKRFTQMTPKQVRSSP from the coding sequence ATGCTAACAACTACAATACCAATGCACAAAGGCTTAACGTACACCCAATTGCAACAAGTACTCGACTATATTCAGACTCGCCTCGATCGAGATTTGTCACTGGTCGAACTTGCAGAGACGCTGAATCTTAGCCCGACTTACTTTGCTAGTGCATTCAAACAAGCGATCGAGATTTCTCCACACCAGTACGTGATTCAACAACGAGTGAAACGAGCGAAATTACTACTGTCTAAAACGGATTTGGCGATCGCGGACATTGCCTTACAAGTGGGTTTCTCCAGTCAAAGCCATTTGACGCAACAGTTTAAGCGATTCACTCAAATGACACCAAAACAGGTTCGCTCTTCACCATAA